The Candidatus Kryptobacter tengchongensis genome contains a region encoding:
- a CDS encoding Tetratricopeptide repeat-containing protein produces MKKILLVLIVILQTLTFPQDQKAQRIGQAEFFIANGEIEKAIKIYNELFNSEPNDFKIAKRLAELYLWTENVPGAINVYETLLKNGVSDHETLTKLAQWYLWDGRQTDAISIYERLVQMYPDSISFYKTLAKLYIWNNRATDAVTIYEKIIERDPYDYETMAQLAQQYVWHEQQLKAIPLYRKLVNIFPDSSNYHWLLCQLLVWNNKNDEARTEIKRFLRKFSNHKEALELAIHLHYYSGEWDEAKNYAERLLEVEPENQIARKIIAEIKENYSSYVIGEMKWFRDTNKLRKITYPFESKIFINRFWEISLNLEKVEIFDGRIEEISNGYGGIFQTRYNLKRGNYFEIGVGMFRYPQGSFPVWKFTLNLNLFDRIYPQFSYRRGENREGVRAISEKITIDNFTLTVYNQIFSLLGFSLLFDYGIYSDGNIKRTFGSYFNFTISRKNPKILLVGFYAFEDFDSVYVNSLPYWTPNNLSTYWGEINIEQDILAGFMLGVAGAVAKNPKYPTSLNYRVYGKFILGRFEFYSQYEKYGSAVYNYRFFRVYAKFRI; encoded by the coding sequence ATGAAGAAAATACTCTTGGTTTTAATCGTAATACTACAAACCTTAACTTTTCCACAGGATCAGAAAGCTCAAAGGATAGGGCAGGCGGAATTTTTCATCGCAAATGGAGAAATTGAGAAAGCCATAAAAATTTATAATGAACTTTTTAACAGTGAACCAAACGATTTTAAAATCGCAAAGCGACTTGCTGAGCTTTACCTGTGGACTGAGAATGTCCCCGGTGCCATCAATGTTTATGAAACACTTTTAAAAAATGGCGTCTCTGATCATGAAACTTTGACCAAACTTGCCCAGTGGTATCTGTGGGATGGAAGACAAACCGATGCTATATCTATTTATGAAAGACTTGTTCAAATGTATCCAGATAGCATTAGTTTCTATAAAACACTTGCGAAACTTTATATTTGGAACAACAGAGCAACCGATGCAGTTACGATCTATGAAAAAATTATTGAGCGTGACCCATACGACTATGAAACGATGGCTCAGCTTGCTCAGCAATATGTCTGGCACGAGCAGCAATTGAAAGCGATACCACTTTATAGAAAACTTGTTAACATATTTCCAGATAGTTCAAATTATCACTGGTTGCTCTGTCAGCTTTTGGTGTGGAATAATAAAAATGATGAAGCAAGAACGGAGATTAAAAGATTTTTGAGGAAATTTTCAAATCATAAAGAAGCGCTTGAGCTTGCCATACATCTGCACTATTATTCTGGTGAATGGGATGAAGCCAAAAATTACGCTGAAAGATTGCTTGAAGTTGAGCCAGAAAATCAAATCGCAAGAAAAATAATCGCAGAAATAAAAGAAAATTATTCAAGTTATGTCATCGGGGAAATGAAATGGTTTAGGGACACAAATAAGCTCAGGAAGATAACATATCCTTTTGAATCTAAAATTTTTATTAACAGATTTTGGGAGATAAGTTTAAATCTGGAAAAGGTTGAAATTTTTGATGGCAGAATTGAAGAGATAAGCAATGGTTATGGTGGCATATTCCAAACCAGATATAATTTGAAACGTGGGAATTATTTTGAGATCGGCGTTGGAATGTTTAGATACCCGCAGGGAAGTTTTCCAGTGTGGAAATTCACACTCAATTTAAATCTCTTTGATAGAATTTATCCGCAGTTTTCATATAGAAGAGGCGAAAACAGAGAGGGAGTTAGGGCGATAAGTGAGAAAATAACAATTGATAATTTCACGCTGACGGTTTATAATCAAATCTTTAGTTTACTTGGCTTTAGTTTGCTATTTGACTATGGAATTTATTCTGACGGAAATATAAAAAGAACATTTGGAAGTTATTTTAATTTTACCATCTCAAGAAAAAATCCGAAAATTTTGCTTGTTGGTTTTTATGCTTTTGAGGATTTTGACTCGGTTTATGTAAATTCTCTCCCATATTGGACTCCAAATAATCTTTCCACATACTGGGGCGAGATAAACATTGAGCAAGATATTTTGGCTGGCTTTATGTTGGGCGTTGCTGGTGCAGTTGCGAAAAACCCAAAATATCCAACATCTTTGAACTACAGAGTTTATGGGAAATTTATCTTGGGTCGGTTTGAATTTTATAGCCAGTATGAAAAATATGGTTCAGCGGTGTATAATTATCGGTTCTTTAGGGTTTATGCGAAATTCAGGATTTAA
- a CDS encoding L-lysine 6-transaminase, producing the protein MLVKISPTEVHTRLSKHILVDGFEMVLDLKNSQGRRLVDAKTGRAYLDLFSFFASSALGMNHPKLLEKDFLEKLTLVAINKPTLSDIYPAEYAEFVETFFNLAVPDYFKYAFFIEGGAPAVENALKVAFDWKMQKNLERGFYKSVEDESKMVVIHFRQAFHGRLGYTLSLTNTDPIKHKYFPKFKWPRIHNPAIKFPLTEENLKKVQEEERVALNQIKDAIKEYGHNIAALIIEPIQAEGGDNHFRKEFLVALREICDENEIMYIMDEVQTGVGLTGKMWGHEHFVKPDIISFGKKTQVCGILVGERVDEVKDNVFHVSSRINSTFGGNLTDMVRFARILEVIHEENLIENARVVGEHLLKKLTELQEEFPEIISNARGRGLMCAFDLPDAEFRKKFLKKVYENGAVMIGCGERSIRFRPPLTITKEEVDEGIEIIRKSLYDLRD; encoded by the coding sequence ATGTTGGTAAAGATTTCCCCCACTGAAGTTCACACCAGGCTTTCAAAGCACATACTTGTGGATGGATTTGAAATGGTTCTTGACCTTAAAAACAGTCAGGGTAGGCGTCTTGTTGACGCAAAAACTGGGAGGGCTTATCTTGATTTGTTTTCTTTTTTTGCTTCTTCTGCACTTGGAATGAATCACCCGAAATTACTTGAAAAAGATTTCCTTGAGAAGCTCACACTTGTTGCGATTAATAAGCCAACTTTATCTGACATTTATCCTGCTGAATATGCTGAATTTGTTGAGACATTTTTTAATCTTGCTGTTCCAGATTATTTTAAGTATGCATTTTTCATTGAAGGCGGTGCCCCAGCCGTTGAAAACGCCTTGAAAGTTGCGTTTGATTGGAAGATGCAAAAGAATCTTGAAAGGGGATTTTACAAATCGGTTGAAGATGAATCAAAAATGGTTGTTATACATTTCCGTCAAGCATTTCATGGTCGCCTTGGTTATACGCTTTCTCTTACCAACACAGATCCGATAAAGCATAAGTATTTTCCAAAATTCAAATGGCCAAGGATACATAATCCTGCGATCAAATTTCCATTGACTGAAGAAAATTTGAAAAAAGTTCAAGAAGAGGAGCGGGTTGCTTTAAATCAAATTAAAGATGCGATAAAAGAATATGGACACAACATTGCAGCGCTTATAATTGAGCCAATTCAAGCGGAGGGTGGAGATAACCACTTTAGAAAAGAGTTTCTCGTTGCTTTGCGTGAGATATGTGATGAAAATGAGATCATGTATATCATGGATGAGGTTCAAACCGGTGTTGGTTTAACTGGGAAGATGTGGGGGCATGAACATTTTGTCAAGCCAGATATAATTTCATTTGGGAAGAAAACGCAAGTTTGTGGTATTTTAGTTGGTGAGAGGGTTGACGAGGTAAAGGATAATGTTTTTCATGTTTCAAGCAGGATAAATTCAACATTTGGCGGGAATTTGACGGATATGGTTCGGTTTGCGAGGATTCTTGAGGTAATTCATGAGGAAAATTTGATTGAGAATGCGAGAGTTGTCGGTGAACACCTCTTGAAAAAGTTAACTGAATTACAGGAGGAATTTCCTGAAATTATCTCAAACGCCCGAGGTCGTGGATTGATGTGTGCTTTTGATTTGCCCGACGCCGAATTTAGGAAGAAGTTTTTGAAGAAAGTTTATGAAAATGGCGCTGTAATGATCGGCTGCGGTGAAAGGTCAATAAGGTTCAGACCACCGTTAACAATCACAAAAGAAGAGGTTGACGAAGGTATTGAGATAATAAGAAAGTCGTTGTATGATTTAAGAGATTAG
- a CDS encoding nicotinate phosphoribosyltransferase, whose translation MFNIANPEDIKAGKVTDIYFERAINVLRAKGINKYVKVEFVVKKFPGNYQWGVFAGLDEVLTLLEGLPVTVKAMPEGTVFRANEPVMTIEGMYLDFAVYETAILGLICQASGIATKSARCKLAAGDKIVVHFGARRMHPAITPMIDRSSYIGGCDGVATPIGAELLGIQASGTMPHALILLFGDTLEAVKAFDEIIDPKVPRIALIDTFADEKFEAVRIAEALGNKLYGVRLDTPSSRRGNFLAILKEVRWELDIRGFENVKIFVSGGIDEEIIKQLNEVVDAYGVGTTISSAPVLDFAMDIVEIEGRPIAKRGKLSGEKQVYVNEKTGERIVLPANKKFNDEEFKPLLEKVIENGKILKPPKKPSEIREYVLRQIKNLTL comes from the coding sequence ATGTTCAACATAGCAAATCCTGAAGATATAAAAGCGGGCAAAGTTACGGATATATATTTTGAAAGGGCGATAAATGTCCTTAGGGCGAAGGGAATAAATAAATATGTCAAGGTTGAATTTGTTGTTAAAAAATTTCCTGGAAATTATCAATGGGGAGTTTTTGCCGGGCTGGATGAGGTTCTCACACTTCTTGAGGGATTGCCTGTAACAGTTAAAGCAATGCCGGAGGGGACTGTTTTCAGAGCTAATGAGCCAGTGATGACAATTGAAGGGATGTATCTTGATTTCGCAGTTTATGAAACGGCAATTCTTGGTTTGATCTGCCAAGCATCTGGGATAGCGACGAAATCCGCAAGGTGTAAGCTTGCAGCTGGGGATAAAATTGTGGTTCATTTTGGTGCGAGGCGAATGCACCCAGCTATAACGCCGATGATTGATAGAAGCTCGTATATTGGTGGCTGTGATGGAGTTGCAACACCAATAGGGGCGGAGCTTCTTGGAATCCAAGCAAGCGGGACAATGCCACATGCGTTAATTTTACTTTTTGGGGATACGCTTGAAGCTGTGAAGGCTTTTGATGAGATAATTGACCCCAAAGTTCCAAGAATTGCATTGATTGATACATTTGCAGATGAAAAATTTGAGGCGGTTCGCATCGCTGAAGCTCTTGGAAACAAACTTTACGGAGTGAGACTTGACACCCCAAGTTCAAGGCGTGGGAATTTTCTTGCGATCTTAAAAGAGGTGAGATGGGAGCTTGATATTCGTGGTTTTGAAAATGTTAAAATTTTTGTGAGTGGTGGAATTGATGAAGAAATTATAAAACAACTAAATGAAGTTGTTGATGCTTATGGGGTCGGGACAACTATAAGTAGCGCTCCCGTGCTTGACTTCGCAATGGATATAGTTGAGATTGAAGGTAGACCAATTGCAAAGCGTGGAAAGTTATCCGGGGAGAAGCAGGTTTATGTGAATGAGAAAACCGGTGAGAGAATTGTTTTACCAGCAAATAAAAAATTTAACGATGAAGAATTTAAACCACTTCTTGAGAAAGTAATTGAGAACGGGAAGATCCTAAAACCGCCCAAGAAACCTTCGGAGATAAGGGAATATGTTTTAAGGCAAATTAAAAACTTAACACTTTAA